Proteins encoded together in one Candidatus Poribacteria bacterium window:
- a CDS encoding cyclic nucleotide-binding domain-containing protein, whose product MAEVSLTDLQRFQQGQPVGIFAGLADHQLTSIGEIVHRQRFGDGDVIISDGDEGDTMFLLLAGKARVTKKVFIKSARKVGEGEKEIILLPAEWNPYFGELALFDPRSLRTATVAAVGTSECGVIYNRDFIALADADHDLGYLVLKNVLQKQVGIIRKANENILNLITALSFALSASAQ is encoded by the coding sequence ATGGCGGAAGTATCTCTTACCGATCTTCAGCGGTTCCAGCAGGGCCAGCCCGTGGGCATTTTCGCCGGTCTGGCAGATCACCAGTTGACGTCGATCGGTGAGATCGTGCATCGACAGCGCTTCGGTGACGGCGACGTGATTATCAGCGACGGCGATGAAGGCGACACGATGTTCCTCCTACTCGCCGGGAAGGCGCGCGTCACCAAGAAGGTGTTCATCAAGAGCGCGCGCAAGGTCGGCGAAGGCGAGAAAGAGATCATCCTCCTGCCCGCTGAGTGGAATCCCTACTTCGGCGAACTGGCTCTGTTCGATCCTCGCAGCCTTCGTACCGCGACCGTCGCGGCGGTCGGGACTTCGGAATGCGGCGTCATCTACAATCGCGATTTCATCGCGCTGGCTGACGCGGACCATGACCTCGGATACCTGGTTCTCAAGAACGTGTTGCAGAAGCAGGTCGGGATCATCCGCAAGGCGAATGAGAACATCCTGAACCTCATTACAGCTCTCAGCTTCGCGCTTTCCGCCTCGGCACAGTAG
- a CDS encoding SGNH/GDSL hydrolase family protein, producing MNPDPSRGLILQHGETVVFMGDSITDAGWRGDSARSLGGGYVAQIADLLAVLHPERSVRIVNHGNSGDRAIELDKRWDEDVIALYPDWISVSIGINDVWRRFAGLVEHAVAIEDYRRLYRGLLERTRARTKAKLILMETSVIGEDLENDTNRYLEMYNQAIHEFAEEFDAIIVPIRNAFRTAIAGRPGFAWTGDGVHPLPPGHMLMAVAWLRAVGALA from the coding sequence ATGAATCCCGATCCATCACGAGGCTTGATCCTGCAGCATGGCGAGACCGTCGTCTTCATGGGAGACAGCATCACCGACGCAGGATGGCGCGGCGACAGCGCGCGCAGCCTCGGCGGCGGATACGTGGCGCAGATCGCCGACCTGCTCGCTGTTCTCCACCCGGAGCGTTCGGTACGCATCGTGAACCACGGGAACAGCGGCGATCGCGCCATCGAGCTCGACAAGCGCTGGGATGAGGACGTCATCGCGCTATATCCCGACTGGATTTCGGTCTCGATAGGGATCAACGACGTGTGGCGGCGCTTTGCCGGGCTGGTCGAGCACGCGGTCGCCATTGAGGACTATCGCCGGCTCTATCGCGGGCTGCTTGAGCGGACTCGCGCCCGGACGAAGGCGAAGCTGATTCTGATGGAGACATCGGTCATCGGCGAAGACCTCGAGAACGACACCAACCGCTATCTCGAAATGTACAATCAAGCGATCCACGAATTCGCCGAGGAGTTCGACGCGATCATCGTGCCGATCCGGAACGCATTCCGTACGGCGATCGCAGGCCGGCCCGGGTTCGCGTGGACCGGAGATGGCGTGCATCCCTTGCCGCCCGGACATATGCTGATGGCGGTTGCATGGCTTCGGGCGGTTGGCGCGCTTGCGTAG
- a CDS encoding PD-(D/E)XK nuclease family protein gives MTLSLLAGSTAASRQSLLFSALERAVEPESRVLDALILVPDSRARACAEAALTERFGARCWLPSVETFASLCGRHRHRVLRGRTVLTELERVAYVQGLLASEPWLGRTRPTRSLARRVVNALDAFAALRRDRSADIEPELVAFALGRARVRAGVERFADRYARALARSGRIDGTDAAWELVSWWHEHGYGEPGSLLTLDGFSELTPLMRAAFGALVGSFREVAVTLAAPTDGPDAIESEPGYMALSPLLSYLRAFPHRMVTAPDESASGPRRAAASLFHVSPAPVDANQGGEPSITIARRLNRRSEARTVARWIRSQVAAAASEPDPGEFVVAVPAIADYRELLIEAFEEYGILLSLPSRTPLREFAFVRRVQRALAHVAGPARGWNVREIEGLLGGAARLPEPPDMRERVARLCGWEPSDPRRDALPRLIAVARRYGFDEPFSEGEWYARLEAWIDLDAASRAEGPMPSERDRELNRRQELEDLAYAVCQIGDFIQRGISVASAGSPDAFLARFVGWLADYHLGPADWSHAADADPEEHDAWSRVDRVCRQTLEGFAASAGTEPVPASLWAEGLIQAIGEEPSVEWTAHHAGVPVIHVAQAGRQRSRHLFVLGLAETAELDACMEPPVTASSDGSERFHFREAIANADRVCLLYPERDGEHHLAGHPFIEDVRSVLGVETGAPVGVVPSEGENAPPLCVREALAHMGADDDASGAEDLCLPWENVAAMLDMERSRLDMSRWGPYDGYLEATPTVRQLLREHSRRPYSVSRIESYVNCPMRTFFDRVLRLRAPEERGDGVDALTLGAAIHAVLSEFYRGVPLDFRDDGFRVAARNRMREIAGRVFQRYDGAYPGVYWEEAKRELLRGLQDESEGAGRLARFIEFEASNERLLRTDQTVRARHIELGFGASRDDAGSAPPLRVPREGDEPILVIGRIDRVDVDPATGAFAVYDYKTGAPPSSAELLKGWSFQLPVYLLALEGYRDCVKPIGAALYEVSRTQCRTIDLPVATRRDGTWLNGLRAEIEDRVCEIDDHVRNGRFHLTTRSEVEAGCRHCPFQDICRIGSTPRIAYTTQPHFVPVPLNAGSRNTDA, from the coding sequence GTGACTCTATCGCTCCTGGCAGGAAGCACCGCCGCCTCGCGGCAATCCCTGCTCTTCTCAGCCCTCGAGCGTGCCGTGGAACCCGAATCCCGCGTCCTGGACGCGCTGATCCTCGTTCCCGACTCTCGCGCCCGCGCCTGCGCCGAGGCGGCGCTCACCGAGAGGTTCGGAGCCCGATGCTGGCTTCCGTCTGTCGAGACATTCGCCTCGCTGTGCGGGAGACACCGGCATAGGGTCTTGCGCGGGAGAACGGTCCTGACCGAGCTCGAGCGCGTGGCGTACGTCCAGGGGTTGCTCGCTTCGGAGCCTTGGCTGGGTCGCACGCGACCGACGCGCAGCTTGGCGCGTCGGGTCGTCAACGCGCTGGATGCGTTCGCTGCATTGCGCCGTGATCGGTCCGCCGACATCGAGCCCGAGTTGGTTGCCTTCGCTCTGGGACGGGCGCGTGTCCGCGCAGGTGTCGAACGCTTCGCAGATCGATATGCTCGTGCTCTCGCTCGGAGCGGTCGGATCGATGGGACCGACGCGGCGTGGGAGCTCGTCTCGTGGTGGCACGAACACGGGTATGGAGAGCCCGGCTCGCTGTTGACGCTCGACGGGTTCTCGGAACTGACGCCACTGATGCGCGCGGCGTTCGGAGCCCTTGTGGGTTCGTTCCGCGAAGTGGCGGTGACTCTGGCGGCTCCTACCGACGGACCGGATGCGATCGAATCCGAGCCGGGCTACATGGCGCTCTCGCCCCTCCTGAGCTACTTGCGGGCGTTCCCGCACCGGATGGTGACGGCGCCGGACGAATCCGCGTCGGGCCCAAGACGTGCGGCGGCTTCCTTGTTTCACGTTTCGCCAGCGCCGGTAGACGCCAACCAGGGTGGCGAACCATCCATCACCATCGCAAGACGGCTCAACCGGCGGAGCGAGGCGAGGACAGTCGCCCGATGGATTCGCTCGCAAGTCGCAGCCGCCGCGTCGGAACCTGATCCAGGGGAGTTCGTCGTTGCGGTCCCCGCGATCGCCGACTACCGCGAACTGCTGATCGAGGCGTTCGAAGAATACGGCATCCTATTGTCTCTTCCATCGCGGACGCCGCTTCGGGAGTTCGCGTTTGTCCGGCGCGTCCAAAGAGCCCTGGCGCACGTTGCCGGGCCCGCGCGTGGCTGGAATGTCCGTGAGATCGAAGGGCTCCTCGGCGGAGCCGCGCGCCTGCCCGAACCGCCGGACATGCGCGAGCGAGTGGCGCGTCTGTGCGGCTGGGAGCCGTCGGACCCTCGGCGTGATGCGCTGCCGAGGCTCATCGCCGTGGCGCGGAGATACGGGTTTGACGAGCCGTTCTCGGAAGGGGAATGGTACGCCCGGCTGGAAGCCTGGATAGATCTCGACGCCGCCTCTCGCGCCGAGGGTCCGATGCCAAGCGAGAGGGACCGCGAGCTGAACAGGCGTCAGGAACTGGAAGACCTGGCATACGCGGTCTGCCAGATCGGGGACTTCATTCAGCGAGGGATTTCGGTCGCGAGTGCGGGTTCCCCCGATGCGTTCTTAGCGAGATTCGTCGGCTGGCTTGCGGACTACCACCTTGGACCAGCGGACTGGAGCCACGCCGCCGACGCGGACCCCGAGGAGCACGATGCGTGGAGCCGAGTCGACCGCGTATGCCGACAGACGCTAGAGGGCTTCGCGGCAAGCGCTGGGACGGAACCGGTTCCCGCGAGCCTGTGGGCGGAGGGGCTCATCCAAGCCATCGGTGAGGAACCGTCGGTCGAGTGGACCGCGCACCACGCGGGCGTGCCGGTCATCCACGTCGCCCAGGCGGGACGACAACGGTCCAGGCACCTGTTCGTCCTGGGACTCGCTGAGACTGCGGAACTCGATGCCTGTATGGAACCGCCCGTGACGGCGAGCTCGGACGGCTCGGAGCGCTTCCACTTCCGCGAAGCGATCGCGAACGCCGACCGCGTCTGCTTGCTCTATCCAGAACGCGACGGAGAGCATCATCTCGCGGGGCATCCCTTCATCGAGGATGTACGGTCGGTTCTGGGTGTAGAAACCGGTGCGCCTGTGGGCGTCGTACCCAGCGAGGGCGAGAACGCTCCGCCGCTGTGCGTCCGTGAGGCGCTGGCGCACATGGGTGCAGACGACGACGCATCGGGCGCCGAAGACCTGTGCCTGCCGTGGGAGAACGTCGCGGCGATGCTCGATATGGAACGCTCGCGGTTGGACATGTCCCGGTGGGGTCCGTACGACGGGTACCTCGAAGCGACCCCAACGGTTCGCCAACTGCTCCGCGAACACTCGCGCCGACCGTACAGCGTGTCGCGGATCGAGTCGTACGTGAACTGCCCCATGCGGACGTTCTTCGACCGCGTGCTCAGGCTGCGCGCGCCGGAGGAGCGCGGCGACGGAGTGGACGCGTTGACCCTCGGCGCGGCGATCCACGCGGTCTTGTCGGAGTTCTATCGAGGGGTTCCCTTGGACTTCCGCGATGATGGTTTCCGGGTCGCCGCCCGGAACCGGATGCGAGAGATCGCCGGGCGAGTGTTCCAGCGCTACGACGGTGCGTATCCGGGGGTGTATTGGGAAGAAGCGAAGCGGGAGCTATTGCGCGGTCTGCAAGACGAAAGCGAAGGCGCTGGGCGATTGGCGCGGTTCATCGAGTTCGAGGCATCCAACGAACGCCTGCTACGGACGGATCAGACGGTCCGGGCGCGGCATATCGAGCTAGGTTTCGGGGCGAGTCGCGATGATGCCGGATCCGCGCCGCCGCTGCGAGTCCCTCGCGAGGGCGATGAGCCGATCCTGGTCATCGGCAGGATCGATCGAGTCGACGTGGATCCTGCGACCGGTGCGTTCGCCGTCTACGACTACAAGACCGGCGCGCCGCCGAGCTCGGCGGAGCTGCTGAAAGGCTGGTCGTTTCAACTCCCCGTTTACCTTCTCGCTCTCGAGGGATACAGGGATTGCGTCAAGCCGATCGGAGCGGCGCTCTACGAAGTCAGCCGAACACAGTGCAGGACAATCGACTTGCCGGTCGCCACACGGCGCGACGGAACGTGGCTGAATGGACTGCGCGCCGAGATCGAGGACCGTGTCTGCGAGATCGATGACCATGTGCGCAACGGTCGGTTCCACCTGACGACTCGATCCGAAGTCGAAGCGGGCTGCCGCCATTGCCCCTTCCAAGATATCTGCCGGATCGGATCGACTCCTCGGATCGCTTACACGACTCAGCCGCACTTCGTCCCGGTTCCGCTCAACGCCGGCAGCAGGAACACCGACGCATGA